Proteins from one Amycolatopsis endophytica genomic window:
- a CDS encoding endonuclease/exonuclease/phosphatase family protein, whose translation MRRTLAVVLMLSGILLTSVLPANAGEHRQRVLSVLTFNIHHAQGTDDVLDLARVAGVVRDSGADVVGLQEVDRHYSDRSEQADQAGELARMLGYHVVFGANIDRDPPTAGSPRVQYGTAILSRYPITAWDNTYLFRSPDQEQRGLLHAELDVHGVAVHVYDTHLAASSQTDRLEQARQITALIGRTRPAVLVGDLNALPDAPEIATLNGVFTDAWTVSGKGGGPTYPAGAPDRRIDYVYTSRSVSPLVTRVLPTDASDHLPLLSRVLVRH comes from the coding sequence ATGCGCAGAACACTGGCGGTCGTGCTGATGCTGAGCGGGATCCTGCTGACCTCGGTGCTGCCCGCGAACGCGGGCGAGCACCGGCAGCGGGTGCTGTCCGTGCTGACCTTCAACATCCACCACGCCCAGGGCACCGACGACGTGCTCGACCTGGCCCGCGTGGCCGGGGTGGTGCGGGACAGCGGAGCCGACGTGGTCGGACTGCAGGAGGTGGACCGGCACTACTCCGACCGCAGCGAGCAGGCCGACCAGGCCGGCGAGCTGGCCCGCATGCTCGGCTACCACGTGGTGTTCGGCGCCAACATCGACCGCGATCCGCCCACCGCGGGCAGCCCGCGCGTCCAGTACGGGACCGCGATCCTGTCCCGCTACCCGATCACCGCGTGGGACAACACGTACCTGTTCCGCTCCCCCGACCAGGAGCAGCGCGGGCTGCTGCACGCCGAGCTGGACGTCCACGGTGTCGCCGTGCACGTCTACGACACGCACCTGGCCGCGAGCTCGCAGACCGACCGCCTGGAGCAGGCCCGGCAGATCACGGCGCTGATCGGCCGCACCCGCCCGGCCGTGCTCGTCGGCGACCTCAACGCGCTCCCGGACGCCCCGGAAATCGCGACGTTGAACGGTGTCTTCACGGACGCGTGGACGGTGTCCGGCAAGGGCGGCGGTCCGACCTACCCGGCCGGGGCCCCGGATCGCCGGATCGACTACGTCTACACGTCCCGGTCGGTGTCACCGCTGGTCACGCGGGTGCTGCCGACCGATGCGTCGGACCACCTGCCACTGCTGAGCCGGGTGCTGGTCCGGCACTGA
- a CDS encoding three-helix bundle dimerization domain-containing protein yields the protein MDVGQQLRRLEARLSGEHEEHPPEVVHSFVDEALSRFTGARVSAFVPILVERRVRARMKPSPRPDRVDLPRGQAFALDSPYAEPMSLRTWAWFTAKRLLERELPRRWAHTRGVASTAARIAPLLPLADRQILIASAWLHDIGYAEDLIDTGFHQLDGARFLRREGIPVRVCALVAHHAGAAAVAELRGLAPQLAEFDDERSAVRDALWYSDMTTSPDGDPVVFADRMREIRSRRGPDDPVVRALDVNGDERAAAVRRTEELLWSGARLTAV from the coding sequence GTGGACGTGGGTCAGCAGCTCCGTCGGCTGGAGGCGCGGCTCTCGGGGGAACACGAGGAGCATCCGCCCGAGGTCGTGCACAGTTTCGTGGACGAGGCGCTGTCCCGGTTCACCGGCGCTCGGGTGAGCGCTTTCGTGCCGATCCTGGTCGAACGCCGGGTCCGAGCGCGGATGAAGCCGTCGCCACGACCCGATCGGGTCGATCTTCCGCGCGGCCAGGCTTTCGCGCTGGATTCTCCTTACGCTGAACCGATGTCGCTGCGCACGTGGGCGTGGTTCACCGCGAAACGCCTGCTCGAGCGGGAGCTTCCGCGCCGCTGGGCGCACACGCGCGGGGTCGCCTCGACGGCCGCGCGCATCGCCCCGCTGCTCCCGCTGGCGGACCGGCAGATCCTGATCGCCTCGGCCTGGCTACACGACATCGGCTACGCCGAGGACCTCATCGACACCGGCTTCCACCAGCTCGACGGCGCTCGTTTCCTGCGCCGCGAAGGCATTCCGGTGCGGGTGTGCGCCCTCGTCGCGCACCACGCCGGCGCCGCGGCCGTCGCCGAGCTGCGCGGGCTGGCCCCGCAGCTGGCCGAGTTCGACGACGAACGGTCCGCGGTGCGGGACGCGCTCTGGTACAGCGACATGACCACCAGTCCGGACGGTGACCCCGTCGTGTTCGCCGACCGGATGCGGGAGATCCGCTCCCGCCGCGGCCCGGACGATCCGGTCGTGCGGGCACTGGACGTGAACGGTGACGAACGGGCCGCGGCGGTGCGGCGGACCGAGGAACTGTTGTGGTCCGGCGCGCGGCTCACCGCCGTCTGA
- a CDS encoding TIGR03364 family FAD-dependent oxidoreductase gives MRILIVGGGVLGTLHAREAVRRGHDVVQIEREAEARGASVRNFGLVWVSGRASGAELDTAMRARHLWERIGAEVPGLGFRANGSLTVLRTEAEYAVAAQAPADREFELLDAAEARALNPVLRGDFLGALWCPRDAAVEPRTAQPALRAALTGSGRYTWLPGREVRALTSTGIVDDRGERHDGDLVLLCTGAWLGGFVRELTGDLPVRRVRLQMAQTEPLGEALTTSVADADSFRYYPAFRGDALTTLNRDQPQPETAAAHAMQLLMVQRRDGGLTIGDTHAYDEPFGFDVEEAPYEHLSSVVSAILGRPVPRITRRWAGVYAQATDPSLVVHRARIADNAWLVTGPGGRGMTCAPAIAEDTAEEAGL, from the coding sequence GTGCGAATCCTCATCGTGGGCGGCGGCGTGCTCGGAACCCTGCACGCCCGGGAGGCCGTCCGCCGCGGCCATGACGTGGTGCAGATCGAGCGCGAGGCCGAGGCGCGTGGTGCGTCGGTGCGCAACTTCGGGCTGGTCTGGGTCAGCGGCCGCGCTTCCGGCGCCGAACTGGACACCGCGATGCGGGCTCGCCACCTGTGGGAGCGGATCGGCGCCGAGGTGCCCGGGCTCGGTTTCCGCGCGAACGGCTCGCTCACCGTGCTGCGGACCGAAGCCGAGTACGCGGTGGCGGCGCAGGCGCCGGCCGACCGCGAGTTCGAACTGCTCGACGCGGCCGAAGCCCGCGCGTTGAACCCCGTTCTGCGCGGCGATTTCCTCGGTGCGCTGTGGTGCCCGCGGGACGCGGCGGTCGAACCGCGCACCGCGCAACCCGCGCTCCGCGCCGCGCTCACCGGCAGCGGCCGCTACACGTGGCTGCCCGGGCGTGAAGTGCGTGCGCTGACGAGCACCGGCATCGTCGACGACCGCGGTGAGCGGCACGACGGTGACCTCGTCCTGCTGTGCACCGGCGCGTGGCTCGGCGGGTTCGTGCGCGAGCTGACCGGCGACCTCCCGGTGCGCCGGGTGCGCTTGCAGATGGCGCAGACCGAACCGCTCGGCGAGGCCCTCACGACGTCGGTGGCCGACGCGGACAGCTTCCGCTACTACCCGGCCTTCCGCGGCGACGCGCTGACCACGCTGAACCGGGACCAGCCGCAGCCGGAAACCGCGGCGGCACACGCCATGCAGCTGCTGATGGTGCAGCGCCGGGACGGTGGCCTGACCATCGGCGACACCCACGCCTACGACGAGCCGTTCGGTTTCGATGTCGAGGAGGCCCCCTACGAGCACCTGAGCTCGGTGGTCTCGGCGATCCTCGGCAGGCCCGTGCCGCGGATCACGCGACGCTGGGCGGGCGTGTACGCGCAGGCGACCGACCCGTCGCTGGTCGTGCACCGCGCCCGGATCGCGGACAACGCCTGGCTGGTCACCGGTCCCGGCGGCCGCGGGATGACCTGCGCGCCGGCGATCGCCGAGGACACCGCCGAGGAGGCCGGGCTGTGA
- a CDS encoding phosphonatase-like hydrolase: MKPELVVLDMAGTTAADDGLVEQSFITAITTVGVPSERHPEMLRYVRETMGQSKITVFRALLGEESSARRADDEFRRVYEGLVHSGRCVPLPGAEDTVRRLRADGIKVAFTTGFAAGTQHAILDALGWQDLADLALAPGPGVRGRPYPDLVLTAALRLGVTDVRAIAVAGDTPSDVLAAARAGASVAAGVLTGAGTVDDLRAAGATHVLGSVAELPAAVQG; the protein is encoded by the coding sequence GTGAAACCCGAACTGGTCGTACTGGACATGGCGGGCACCACGGCCGCCGACGACGGGCTCGTCGAGCAGTCCTTCATCACGGCGATCACCACCGTCGGCGTTCCCTCCGAACGCCACCCGGAGATGCTCCGCTACGTCCGGGAAACGATGGGACAGTCGAAGATCACCGTCTTCCGGGCGCTGCTCGGTGAGGAATCCTCGGCGCGGCGGGCGGACGACGAGTTCCGCCGGGTCTACGAAGGACTCGTCCACAGTGGCCGGTGCGTGCCGCTGCCCGGCGCCGAGGACACCGTGCGCCGCCTGCGCGCGGACGGGATCAAGGTCGCGTTCACCACGGGCTTCGCCGCCGGGACCCAGCACGCGATCCTGGACGCGCTCGGCTGGCAGGACCTGGCCGACCTCGCGCTCGCGCCAGGGCCCGGCGTGCGGGGACGCCCCTACCCGGACCTGGTGCTGACGGCCGCGCTGCGCCTGGGCGTCACGGACGTGCGGGCGATCGCCGTCGCGGGCGACACCCCGTCCGACGTGCTGGCCGCGGCGCGTGCGGGCGCCTCGGTGGCCGCCGGGGTGCTGACCGGCGCCGGGACTGTCGACGACCTGCGGGCGGCGGGCGCCACCCACGTGCTCGGCTCGGTCGCCGAACTTCCCGCCGCCGTCCAGGGTTGA
- a CDS encoding GAF and ANTAR domain-containing protein, whose amino-acid sequence MSETTLSAPEVITIAQELAEIGRLVDDDDVPATLSRYVARAVTLVPGCDRAAITASAPAGTEVLASAGKPLPEPPTDGSGPDPVTEALRYREPRRLDDTAADERWPPFSAHLRRHGFGSCLTLPLPTSDAAFTVFSTEPGRFGEDSHDLALLFTLHAGVAFDNSTLYHDNLRLLAHVQTALRTRTVIAQAQGLLMRHHDQTAEEAYAVLKRLSQEGNVKLRAVAAALVEAHEAGRLEEALRRR is encoded by the coding sequence ATGAGCGAGACGACCCTGTCCGCCCCCGAAGTCATCACGATCGCCCAGGAGCTGGCCGAGATCGGCAGGCTCGTGGACGACGACGACGTTCCCGCGACGCTGAGCCGCTACGTGGCGCGGGCCGTCACGCTGGTGCCGGGATGTGACCGCGCCGCGATCACCGCGTCGGCCCCGGCCGGGACGGAGGTGCTCGCCTCCGCCGGGAAACCCCTGCCGGAGCCGCCCACCGACGGTTCCGGCCCGGACCCGGTGACCGAGGCGCTGCGGTACCGCGAACCGCGGCGACTGGACGACACCGCGGCGGACGAGCGCTGGCCCCCGTTCAGCGCGCACCTGCGGCGGCACGGGTTCGGCAGCTGCCTGACCCTGCCGCTGCCCACCTCGGACGCGGCGTTCACCGTGTTCTCCACGGAGCCGGGCCGGTTCGGCGAAGACTCGCACGACCTGGCGCTGCTGTTCACCCTGCACGCCGGTGTCGCCTTCGACAACAGCACCCTCTACCACGACAACCTGCGTCTGCTCGCGCACGTGCAGACGGCGCTGCGGACCCGCACAGTGATCGCGCAGGCGCAGGGACTGCTGATGCGCCACCACGACCAGACCGCGGAAGAGGCGTATGCGGTGCTGAAACGCCTGTCGCAGGAGGGAAACGTGAAGCTGCGCGCGGTCGCGGCGGCGCTCGTGGAAGCGCACGAGGCGGGCCGGCTGGAGGAAGCGCTGCGGCGGCGGTGA
- a CDS encoding STAS domain-containing protein, with protein MTNLKAEWAYRPDALVVTVMGELDAGTVVHLREDLAAARAGAPVPPPPSVVLDLSGVGFLDSGGLALLLEIAKECEEAGQRLTLVCTHRPVLRPLELTGLDRVFRIVGTVP; from the coding sequence GTGACCAACCTGAAGGCGGAGTGGGCCTACCGCCCCGATGCCCTCGTCGTGACCGTGATGGGTGAACTCGACGCCGGGACCGTCGTGCACCTGCGCGAGGACTTGGCGGCCGCCCGCGCGGGCGCGCCCGTACCACCACCGCCTTCCGTGGTCCTCGACCTGTCCGGTGTCGGGTTCCTCGACTCCGGCGGCCTCGCGCTGCTGCTCGAGATCGCCAAGGAGTGCGAGGAGGCCGGGCAGCGGCTCACGCTGGTGTGCACCCACCGCCCCGTACTGCGCCCGCTGGAGCTGACGGGCCTCGACCGGGTCTTCAGGATCGTCGGCACCGTGCCCTGA
- a CDS encoding aromatic-ring hydroxylase C-terminal domain-containing protein → MADLLATRDGTTHAVKKIFGVGRRIDLPGGHPLTGRFAPDLWLGDGSRLACHGHGGGFLLLDRTADGVFARVAAGWDGRVAPWPTPPTLPTRRGSKPPCPGGPVLRAREHEPDAHRRDLRARCRRS, encoded by the coding sequence GTGGCCGATCTGCTGGCCACCAGGGACGGCACGACGCACGCCGTCAAGAAGATCTTCGGGGTCGGCCGGCGCATCGACCTGCCCGGCGGCCACCCGCTGACCGGACGGTTCGCCCCGGACCTGTGGCTGGGCGACGGTTCCCGCCTCGCCTGCCACGGTCACGGCGGTGGTTTCCTGCTGTTGGACCGCACCGCGGACGGCGTGTTCGCCCGGGTCGCGGCGGGCTGGGACGGCCGGGTCGCACCGTGGCCGACGCCGCCGACACTCCCGACACGGCGGGGCTCGAAGCCGCCCTGTCCCGGTGGGCCGGTGCTCCGCGCCCGCGAACACGAGCCGGACGCACACCGCCGGGATCTCAGGGCACGGTGCCGACGATCCTGA
- a CDS encoding FAD-dependent monooxygenase — protein sequence MAAVCCPPSKRCSGRCTGAWTRRGSPGTSPEWSSIPISWTGPIPTSPRTPRRRGRGWLAGCDGGHSAVRRLAGIGFPGTDPEPTGYQAVADIDGAEQLADGWTWSARGAYRYGPQPGRVATVEFDGGPADRSAPVTLDEVQSSLRRVSGADVTLTALRATPTRWTDNTRQAAAYRAGRVFLAGDAAHVHPPFGGQGLNLGVGDAMNLGWKLGAVIAGWASEGLLGTYETERRPIGRGCWTGRGPRSGCCAAMRNRPGCARSWPICWPPGTARRTPSRRSSGSAGASTCPAATR from the coding sequence ATCGCCGCGGTCTGCTGCCCGCCGTCGAAGCGGTGCAGCGGAAGGTGCACGGGAGCGTGGACGCGACGCGGTTCACCGGGCACTTCGCCGGAATGGTCCTCGATCCCGATCTCGTGGACTGGTCCGATCCCGACTTCGCCGCGCACACCGCGGCGTCGGGGGCGCGGATGGCTGGCCGGCTGCGACGGCGGGCACAGCGCCGTGCGCCGCCTCGCCGGCATCGGCTTCCCCGGCACCGATCCGGAACCGACCGGGTACCAGGCGGTCGCCGACATCGACGGCGCGGAGCAGCTCGCGGACGGGTGGACGTGGTCGGCGCGGGGCGCCTACCGGTACGGTCCGCAGCCCGGGCGAGTGGCCACTGTGGAGTTCGACGGCGGTCCCGCCGACCGTTCGGCGCCGGTCACCCTCGACGAGGTGCAGTCCAGTCTGCGCCGGGTCTCGGGGGCCGACGTCACGCTGACCGCGTTGCGCGCCACCCCGACCCGCTGGACCGACAACACCCGCCAGGCCGCGGCCTACCGCGCGGGACGGGTGTTCCTCGCCGGGGACGCCGCGCACGTCCACCCGCCGTTCGGCGGGCAGGGGCTCAACCTCGGGGTCGGCGACGCGATGAACCTCGGCTGGAAGCTCGGCGCCGTGATCGCCGGGTGGGCGTCCGAGGGCCTGCTTGGCACCTACGAGACGGAGCGCCGTCCGATCGGGCGTGGGTGCTGGACTGGACGCGGGCCCAGATCGGGGTGCTGCGCGGCGATGCGAAATCGGCCGGGCTGCGCCAGGTCGTGGCCGATCTGCTGGCCACCAGGGACGGCACGACGCACGCCGTCAAGAAGATCTTCGGGGTCGGCCGGCGCATCGACCTGCCCGGCGGCCACCCGCTGA
- a CDS encoding TetR/AcrR family transcriptional regulator C-terminal domain-containing protein produces the protein MNKAALDELLIGRLCAELTLPEPDPARWRDQIREVCAQIRDQYLRYPGISRAALAMAPTDLETVRVCEGMLAILLAGGVAPQAAAWAVDALLLYVAAYCLEVSTVRRRSARDDAVWVVDRDDLLRRFAALPAETFPHTRRHATELTAGEGHDRFDFTLGLMVDGLR, from the coding sequence GTGAACAAGGCTGCCCTCGACGAGCTGCTGATCGGGCGGCTGTGCGCGGAACTCACGCTGCCCGAGCCCGACCCCGCGCGGTGGCGCGATCAGATCCGCGAGGTGTGCGCGCAGATCCGCGACCAGTACCTGAGGTACCCCGGGATCTCCCGCGCCGCGCTCGCCATGGCCCCCACCGACCTGGAAACCGTGCGCGTCTGCGAGGGGATGCTGGCGATCCTGCTGGCCGGCGGCGTCGCCCCGCAGGCCGCCGCGTGGGCCGTCGACGCGCTCCTGCTGTACGTGGCCGCCTACTGCCTGGAGGTGTCGACGGTGCGGCGGCGGTCGGCGCGGGACGACGCCGTCTGGGTGGTCGACCGCGACGATCTGCTGCGCCGGTTCGCCGCGCTGCCCGCGGAAACGTTTCCCCACACCAGGCGGCACGCCACCGAACTCACCGCGGGCGAGGGCCACGACCGGTTCGACTTCACCCTCGGGCTGATGGTCGACGGCCTTCGCTAG